The Drosophila sulfurigaster albostrigata strain 15112-1811.04 chromosome 3, ASM2355843v2, whole genome shotgun sequence genomic sequence tatagtaccgcattgaaaatataccatagacggattgtcagccaaagtaactaagacccctagtgagtaggcgtttttgcccatacaaaagtatttctttaataacttcgacaattttaatctgatcgtaattttcaggaatcatacctactatagtagttattgtatataccaaaattcgcaactctagctttaaaattacgcttgttattccattttatttaattttcgggggcggaagggggcatggcaaaaatttgaagcaaacttgatctgcgtgcaaacataacaaatgctgtcgaaaaaaaattatagctctatctcttatagtctctgagatctagtccttcatacggacggacggacagacagacagacagacggacatggctagatcgtctcggctgttgacgctgatcaagaatatatattctttttagggtcggagatgcctccttttacctgttacacacatttcctgccgtcacaaagttataaaatacccttctaccctatgggtagcgggtataaatatataatattatatgcgaataattacaaaatgtgGATACAAACTTAGATGTTATTCACGAAACATTTTTCTATTGAAGAaatctgcagctgctgctgttatggtatatttttataacaaatttcctattcggtatattttagtatttattggTATGGTAGattttaataatgatatataatataatatacaatatataatatataataaataatatataatatataatatataatatataatatataatatataatatataatatataatatataatatataatatataatatataatatataatatataatatataatatataatatataatatataatatatatattaacgTTAATACCACTTTCAAACTATTTTAACTTTCTAGTTTGTTTTGTAACATCTAATCAACTTCTTGAATTAATAATGTTGATGTagaacaaataagaaaaaatactaaaatatactaaagtctaaattaggtatattgatataaatataccagattgtaagCTTAAGCAACTATGTAAgcgtttttgctcatacaaaataaattcttcCTCTTTACTGAAGGCACAAAGTTACAATAGTCTAtgggtaccgggtataaaaataaggaTTAAGGAATAACAATTTAAGTCTAGCTCAACTTACAGATTATCCTTTATGCAATGAGCTGCTGTCACCACATGTCTGGCCGTAATCAAAGTTCCGCCACATTTGAAGGTCGAAAAGGAAATATCACCATACCCTAGCAGTGCGATCCATGGATAAGCACCTTTCATTGCCTCATCGCCGCCCACGATTTTCCTAAAACTGACCAAGTTTGGTTCACCACAACCCTCTTTTTCAGTGGGCAAGCGACGCGGACCTGGCTCTGTGGGACAACAGACATTTTGGCCGACGTTGTCGCAAAGTAAATTCGAagcttttataaatttgactAGTTCAGGATCGTTTCCCTTAGCTTTTAGCTGATTAAATATGGAGGGACATCTCTTGATgtctgcaaaataaaaatcaaaagatgTTTGGTTTTCATggctaaaatataaaaattaactaaCCGATGCATTCTCCATATACTCCAGGTGACAATAGACAACTGTTTAACCGAAGATCTATAGGCGGTGAGATTGATGTGGATGAGGTTTGTTCTGGTTTTctggttgttgtggttgttgagGTTGGTTGtggtgttgtggttgttgtggttgttgttgttgttgagatcGCTTCTGGTATTGGAGGTATTGTTGTCGGTGTTGTTGTGCTTGGTCTTGTACAACATACCTAAATAAGCGAACACAATATATTAGCCAAATCAATGATATTTCTTATAGATTAATCCCTTACAATTGGATCCCCGTTGACACTCCGCGTTCCACAATTGCGGTGCAAGAAGAGCACATATTGTGTGCCTACGCGATCGTGTCTAAAATTGTAGTCTTCTGTCACCTGGGGGCAATAGCTGAGCCCCACACAAGTCCCTCGATAGTATTCGGGCGTGAAGCACTCCTGTCGACTTTGGAAATCTGTGTAATATAAATCCCCTAACTTAAGATGataatattaacatttaaaatgtaacaaGTAATGGTCTAATTTATTCTTAGgtggaaaagaaaataataaaagaaagatCCCAGCTGGTTTTAATACGGAGAGACAGACGAATATGgtaatacaaaaagaaaattacgTATCGAATACTATCTAGAGAACGCAACCAATCttcaagaaatatttttttaattctgaTAATATATTGAGATTACTAATATCAAAtagctctaaatatttaataaccctgactaatatttattgtatctCAAGATATTTACAATAACATGCCTACATCCTAGAGTCTTTTCCTATTTATTTATCTGAATCGGAATTTGCTCAACTTTCCTATTACGTATATAATTTTTGCAGAAgtgttttataatattgtgACTATACAGAAGGAAAAATCTCCTTCAGGGTTCACAGGTAaatcttagagactataataGCTAGAACTTTTAATTTTGGCGACAGTACTTGAGTATGTCCTTGGTGTTTTTGAAGTCAGTAATAGTATTAAGTTTGTTATATCTGGATTTGGGGTTGGATCTATCTGGGACTTCGTCGTGGATCTCGTACAACAGACCTAAAGAAGAGTACGCgaataagtaaattatatatgtgATAGATTAATCTCTTACAATTGGATCCCCGTTGACACTCCGCGTTCCACAACTGCGGTGCAAGGCGAGCACATATTGTGTGCCTACGCGATCGTCTCTAAAATTGTAGACTTCTGTCACCTGAGGGCAATCGCTGAGCGCCACACAAGTCCCAAGATGGTGTTCGGGCGTCAAGCACTGCTGTCGACTTTGGGAATCTGtgtaatatatagtaaatcCCCTAACTTGAGATGATAATAGGAACAAAGATTTTTTgaacttacatatgtatttaaatgaaagaaGAAACAAGTTTCTTCTATTTACAATGAGATGCAGCtacttataattaaaaatgataataagaatatataaatgattatATTCGCTTTCTAACATGTCTATAAACCGGtagcattttatatatttattggcTAACAAGCAGCACTGCAAATATGTTCACTTATCTAtgacgaaacgaaaaaaaacaagtaagataactacagtcgagtgtgctggACTGTGAGAAACCcactatccattttgaataaaatcaaaatattacggtaatattttcaaaatatactacaataatatgccacaaaaatactttaaacaagtaagaaagctacagtcgagtgtactcgactgtgagatacccgctttgattaaaagcaatatattttgcgggattgttctcaaaatataccgaatatactgcaaatatactaaaaatactgagaatataccaaatggtatatttggtatatcgatatagtacactattcaaaatataccatagacggcacaatgtaccagattgtcggccaaagcaactcagaccctagtaagtaggcgtttttgcccatacaaaagaatttctttaataacttccacaatttttatctgatcgcaaccaaatttctatgaatcataactactatagtaattattgtatgtaccaaaattcgcagcttaagctttaaaattacgcttgttattcgattttttgatttgcgtgggcgaaagtgggcgtggcaaaaatttgaaacaaacttgatctgcgtgcaaacattgcaaatgctgtcgaaaaaaaattatagctctatctcttatagtctctgagacctaggtgttcatacggacagacggacatggctatatcgtctcggctgttgacgctgatcaagaatatatatactttatagtgtcggagatgcctccttctacctgttacatacatttcttgtcggcacaaagttataatacccttctaccctatgggtagcgggtataaaaattctaaaagtaCTCCTGTAGTAAAACtacattcaagatatactatagactgcaaaatatgccagattgtcatccaaagcatataagacccctagtaagttattattgtagcgactctagttttaaaattacactttttattcgatttttgtttatttgcggggacggaagtgggcgtagcaaaaatttgaagcaaacttcatctgcgtgcaaacatcaaaaatgttgtcgaaaaagTCTAAGTAtctccagtgtttcatacggacagacggacatggctagatcgtctcgagTATCGATGctgttcaaaaatatatttatatactttatagggtcggagatgcctccacaaagttttaatacccttctactctatgggtagcgggtataataatttataatccGGTTGATGACTACATAAAGATGAGTTGTAAGCTGATTTCCGTTTAATACTGGTACCTTCCAATCGTCCAAAGAACTGCCCCAAAGCGGGCGTGGCAATAGAGATAATTGCCATTGATAATACAATCACTTCAAATGATCTAATCATCATTTTTGAATCTCTCTTACTTATATGACTAAACACTAATAGAATTGCAATCTCTGAATCTATTCTGATTATGACGT encodes the following:
- the LOC133845862 gene encoding venom serine protease Bi-VSP-like isoform X1 translates to MMIRSFEVIVLSMAIISIATPALGQFFGRLEDSQSRQQCLTPEHHLGTCVALSDCPQVTEVYNFRDDRVGTQYVLALHRSCGTRSVNGDPIVCCTRSTTKSQIDPTPNPDITNLILLLTSKTPRTYSRDLYYTDFQSRQECFTPEYYRGTCVGLSYCPQVTEDYNFRHDRVGTQYVLFLHRNCGTRSVNGDPIVCCTRPSTTTPTTIPPIPEAISTTTTTTTTTTPQPTSTTTTTRKPEQTSSTSISPPIDLRLNSCLLSPGVYGECIDIKRCPSIFNQLKAKGNDPELVKFIKASNLLCDNVGQNVCCPTEPGPRRLPTEKEGCGEPNLVSFRKIVGGDEAMKGAYPWIALLGYGDISFSTFKCGGTLITARHVVTAAHCIKDNLSFVRLGEHDLSTDTDTTHMDINIVKKVSHSNYNKTDGRCDIAMLYLDRNVEFTNIMKPICLPNSPSLRAKSYVDTNPIVIGWGNTQEFGRSAKILRQLMIPVLENSVCQNSYKALNLSFSLNQFDKAILCAGTLAGGKDSCQGDSGGPLMTSEQLDNGEIRFYLIGIVAYGYGCARPNSPGIYTSTQYFMDWINDKVREMS
- the LOC133845862 gene encoding venom serine protease Bi-VSP-like isoform X3; translation: MMIRSFEVIVLSMAIISIATPALGQFFGRLEDSQSRQQCLTPEHHLGTCVALSDCPQVTEVYNFRDDRVGTQYVLALHRSCGTRSVNGDPIVCCTRPSTTTPTTIPPIPEAISTTTTTTTTTTPQPTSTTTTTRKPEQTSSTSISPPIDLRLNSCLLSPGVYGECIDIKRCPSIFNQLKAKGNDPELVKFIKASNLLCDNVGQNVCCPTEPGPRRLPTEKEGCGEPNLVSFRKIVGGDEAMKGAYPWIALLGYGDISFSTFKCGGTLITARHVVTAAHCIKDNLSFVRLGEHDLSTDTDTTHMDINIVKKVSHSNYNKTDGRCDIAMLYLDRNVEFTNIMKPICLPNSPSLRAKSYVDTNPIVIGWGNTQEFGRSAKILRQLMIPVLENSVCQNSYKALNLSFSLNQFDKAILCAGTLAGGKDSCQGDSGGPLMTSEQLDNGEIRFYLIGIVAYGYGCARPNSPGIYTSTQYFMDWINDKVREMS
- the LOC133845862 gene encoding venom serine protease Bi-VSP-like isoform X2; protein product: MMIRSFEVIVLSMAIISIATPALGQFFGRLEDSQSRQQCLTPEHHLGTCVALSDCPQVTEVYNFRDDRVGTQYVLALHRSCGTRSVNGDPIVCCTRSTTKSQIDPTPNPDITNLILLLTSKTPRTYSNFQSRQECFTPEYYRGTCVGLSYCPQVTEDYNFRHDRVGTQYVLFLHRNCGTRSVNGDPIVCCTRPSTTTPTTIPPIPEAISTTTTTTTTTTPQPTSTTTTTRKPEQTSSTSISPPIDLRLNSCLLSPGVYGECIDIKRCPSIFNQLKAKGNDPELVKFIKASNLLCDNVGQNVCCPTEPGPRRLPTEKEGCGEPNLVSFRKIVGGDEAMKGAYPWIALLGYGDISFSTFKCGGTLITARHVVTAAHCIKDNLSFVRLGEHDLSTDTDTTHMDINIVKKVSHSNYNKTDGRCDIAMLYLDRNVEFTNIMKPICLPNSPSLRAKSYVDTNPIVIGWGNTQEFGRSAKILRQLMIPVLENSVCQNSYKALNLSFSLNQFDKAILCAGTLAGGKDSCQGDSGGPLMTSEQLDNGEIRFYLIGIVAYGYGCARPNSPGIYTSTQYFMDWINDKVREMS